The proteins below come from a single Atribacteraceae bacterium genomic window:
- a CDS encoding Hsp33 family molecular chaperone HslO, with protein MHGRRDYLIRYVLDDSPVNGTIALTSGLVEDARVIHGTSPVATAALGRALTLAGVMGATLKDAGKVTFQIQCTGPLRSLVSQGNSRGEVRGYVSQPLIILPSRESGKLNVEEAVGVGSQLVVVKDLATQESTTGSVEVRHGGIAADLASYFVRSEQIPTACAAGVLVERDGTVLAAGGFLVHSPSGTPPEHIRRIEENISQLDQVSALVSSGLEVDGIAGLLFAGLSYHEVGRQELAYRCPCSRTRAERALMLLGRVELVKLIEGEGHGEISCPFCNEIYLFTREELERLSYLAEQSGERLKKRL; from the coding sequence ATGCATGGACGCAGAGACTACCTGATCCGTTATGTTCTCGACGATTCACCGGTGAACGGAACAATCGCTTTGACCAGTGGCTTGGTGGAAGATGCCCGCGTGATTCACGGAACCTCGCCTGTGGCCACCGCCGCCCTGGGGCGGGCCTTGACTCTGGCGGGCGTCATGGGGGCGACCTTGAAAGACGCGGGGAAGGTCACCTTTCAAATCCAGTGCACCGGACCGCTCCGTAGTCTGGTCAGCCAGGGCAATTCCCGAGGCGAAGTCCGGGGTTATGTTTCCCAGCCCTTGATTATTCTTCCTTCCCGGGAATCTGGAAAGCTCAACGTGGAAGAAGCGGTCGGTGTAGGATCCCAGCTAGTTGTGGTCAAGGATCTGGCTACGCAAGAGTCCACCACCGGGAGCGTCGAAGTCCGGCACGGCGGGATCGCTGCCGATCTGGCCTCTTATTTCGTCCGGTCTGAGCAGATTCCGACCGCCTGTGCTGCCGGAGTCCTGGTGGAGAGGGACGGAACGGTGCTAGCCGCCGGAGGGTTTCTGGTGCACAGTCCTTCCGGAACCCCGCCGGAGCATATCCGCCGGATCGAGGAGAACATTTCCCAGTTGGATCAGGTCAGCGCCCTGGTGAGTTCTGGATTGGAAGTTGACGGCATCGCCGGACTCCTCTTTGCCGGTCTTTCCTATCATGAGGTGGGGCGACAGGAACTGGCCTATCGATGTCCGTGTTCGCGAACGCGGGCAGAGCGGGCGCTGATGTTATTGGGCAGGGTTGAATTGGTGAAACTGATTGAAGGTGAGGGACACGGTGAAATTTCATGTCCTTTTTGCAACGAGATCTACCTCTTCACTCGGGAGGAACTGGAGCGTTTATCATACCTTGCCGAGCAAAGTGGCGAGAGGCTCAAAAAAAGGTTATGA
- a CDS encoding UvrD-helicase domain-containing protein, whose amino-acid sequence MNDQLPSDALILRNSGGQVPARGTFSIDYEKELNEEQCRVVLAEDGPMLVIAGAGSGKTRTITYRMAHLIERGVPPAEIMLSTFTKKAAREMLQRAECLVGNPLDRAWAGTFHHIGNLILRKEAIKVGYDSSYTIMDRADQKDLMASCIADLGIDRKNRRFPNADDVVGVVSLSRNTFQTLEDILDWKYPQFEEWKNDINYLFAKYQDKKRSLNLMDYDDLLCYVWELFREDINARRRYAGAFRYILVDEYQDTNRLQAEIVDFLAEVHRNVLVVGDDSQSIYSFRGANFENIMFFPKRYPDCRIFKLETNYRSTPQILHMANQTIARNQRQFEKVLHAVRGDGPKPAVIPLRNVFQQADFVVSQILALREKEGWPLNDIAVLYRAHYQSMEIQLELTRRGIPFEVRSGLRFFEQAHIKDVLSFLKVVANPRDEISWKRILQLYPGVGKASSEKIWEGLAQFSDPLALFQTDRIPGFVPRIAAQSFQSLRLLLVNLESVDFSPSAMIGDVMAKGYEDILISRYPDFQDRKQDIEELANYAVQYTSLNTFLGELALLGEVEAVNNIEEPERNGKVTLSSVHQAKGLEWKAVFVVWLVEGGFPTTRSQDDNLEEERRLFYVASTRAKDALFLLYPIMTGGNRTGSIVRKPSRFITELPELLYRKWFVDLNGKTS is encoded by the coding sequence TTGAATGATCAACTTCCCTCGGACGCATTAATCCTCCGAAATTCGGGAGGGCAAGTCCCTGCCCGGGGTACGTTCTCTATCGATTATGAAAAGGAGCTCAACGAGGAACAGTGCCGGGTGGTGCTGGCCGAAGATGGGCCGATGCTGGTCATCGCCGGAGCGGGGAGCGGTAAGACCCGGACGATCACTTACCGAATGGCCCACCTCATTGAACGGGGTGTGCCGCCCGCCGAAATCATGCTGTCTACCTTCACCAAGAAGGCTGCCCGCGAGATGTTACAGCGGGCGGAATGCCTTGTGGGGAACCCGCTTGACCGCGCTTGGGCCGGGACCTTTCATCATATCGGAAACCTCATCCTGCGTAAGGAAGCGATAAAAGTCGGATATGACTCCTCGTACACGATCATGGACCGCGCCGATCAAAAAGATCTGATGGCGAGCTGTATCGCGGACCTGGGCATTGACCGGAAAAATCGGCGCTTCCCCAATGCAGATGATGTGGTTGGCGTGGTCTCCTTGAGTCGGAATACCTTCCAGACCCTGGAAGATATCCTGGATTGGAAGTATCCCCAGTTCGAGGAATGGAAAAACGATATCAACTATCTTTTCGCAAAGTACCAGGACAAAAAGCGTTCCCTCAACCTGATGGATTATGACGATCTATTGTGTTACGTCTGGGAACTCTTCAGGGAAGATATAAATGCCCGGCGTAGATACGCCGGGGCTTTTCGGTACATTCTGGTGGACGAATACCAGGACACCAATCGACTGCAGGCCGAGATTGTGGATTTTCTGGCGGAAGTTCATCGTAATGTCCTGGTGGTGGGAGACGATTCCCAGAGCATATATTCTTTTCGAGGTGCGAACTTTGAAAATATCATGTTCTTTCCCAAGCGGTATCCGGATTGCCGAATATTCAAACTGGAGACCAACTACCGGAGCACGCCGCAAATTTTGCATATGGCCAATCAGACTATAGCCCGGAACCAGAGGCAGTTCGAGAAGGTCCTCCATGCGGTGCGGGGAGACGGGCCGAAGCCGGCGGTGATTCCCTTGCGCAATGTCTTTCAGCAGGCCGATTTCGTGGTTTCTCAGATTCTCGCCTTGCGGGAGAAGGAGGGGTGGCCCCTGAACGATATTGCTGTGCTCTACCGGGCTCACTACCAGAGCATGGAAATACAACTTGAGTTGACCCGGCGGGGAATCCCTTTCGAGGTCCGTTCGGGATTGCGCTTTTTCGAACAGGCCCATATCAAAGACGTGCTATCCTTCCTGAAGGTTGTCGCCAATCCCCGGGATGAAATCTCTTGGAAACGGATTCTTCAGCTCTATCCGGGAGTGGGAAAGGCGTCCAGTGAGAAAATCTGGGAAGGGCTTGCGCAATTCTCCGACCCTTTGGCCCTCTTCCAGACGGACCGGATTCCGGGTTTTGTCCCCCGGATCGCAGCCCAAAGCTTTCAGTCTCTGCGGTTACTTTTGGTAAACCTGGAATCCGTGGATTTTTCCCCTTCGGCGATGATCGGAGACGTGATGGCCAAAGGCTATGAGGATATCCTCATCAGCCGCTATCCCGATTTTCAGGACCGGAAACAGGACATTGAAGAGTTAGCCAATTATGCCGTTCAATATACTTCCCTCAATACCTTTCTTGGTGAACTGGCCCTCCTTGGTGAAGTCGAAGCGGTAAATAATATCGAAGAACCCGAACGGAATGGAAAGGTCACTCTGTCGAGCGTTCACCAGGCCAAGGGACTGGAATGGAAAGCGGTTTTTGTCGTCTGGCTGGTGGAAGGCGGTTTTCCCACTACCCGCAGCCAGGATGATAACCTCGAAGAAGAACGCCGTCTGTTTTATGTAGCCTCGACCCGGGCTAAAGACGCTCTGTTTCTTCTCTATCCGATCATGACTGGGGGGAACCGGACCGGTTCCATTGTCCGCAAGCCCTCCCGCTTTATTACCGAACTGCCGGAACTTCTCTACCGTAAATGGTTTGTTGACCTAAACGGAAAGACGAGCTAG
- a CDS encoding MFS transporter produces the protein MLSRRDYNINFLVNSLDYAFFTLGLAFASVNTIFPLFARRLGAGNIEIGLIPALAYLGWSFPALWGGQISSRLERKIPFILKYTLFERMPFLGYTLIAFYLAANRPTLSLYLFFAMLGVSYFAMGFIGPIWMEMVGKVIHPGRTGLYFATGSGIGALMGLWGSRMAENFLDRYPFAENFGYCFLLSCLAIAVSYVFIALNREEAEPVVPLERGYFRSLPQIIRSDRDFTNYLTARVFLALGFMGGAFYTVYALERFAVPDFLVARYNAFLLVSQALSPFLWGLIGDRHGHKIVLVCGGLAILASNMIAIFTPEPAGMYLAFALFGVNYSALTVGGVAILLDFAPRNRRSGYLGLGSFVAWFPAFFAPLIGGKIADLFGYQMVFWITLLLNAIGFCWLLFGVREPKTFEEFG, from the coding sequence ATGCTGTCCCGGCGGGATTATAACATCAATTTCTTGGTCAACTCCCTGGATTACGCTTTCTTTACCCTGGGCCTCGCCTTTGCCTCGGTCAATACCATCTTTCCGCTGTTTGCCCGCCGGCTGGGTGCGGGTAATATCGAGATCGGGTTAATCCCGGCGCTTGCCTACCTGGGGTGGTCATTTCCGGCCCTGTGGGGCGGCCAGATCTCCAGCCGCCTGGAGCGGAAGATTCCTTTCATTCTGAAATATACCCTTTTCGAGCGAATGCCTTTTCTGGGCTATACCCTCATTGCCTTCTACCTGGCGGCGAATCGTCCCACCCTCTCGTTGTATCTCTTCTTTGCCATGTTGGGCGTTTCTTACTTTGCCATGGGGTTTATCGGCCCTATCTGGATGGAGATGGTCGGAAAGGTGATTCATCCCGGCCGAACTGGCCTGTATTTTGCAACCGGCAGCGGGATCGGGGCGTTAATGGGCTTATGGGGATCGCGGATGGCGGAAAATTTCCTGGACCGTTATCCCTTCGCCGAGAATTTCGGGTACTGTTTTCTCCTGAGCTGCCTGGCGATTGCCGTCTCATACGTCTTCATCGCCCTGAACCGGGAAGAAGCGGAACCGGTCGTTCCTCTGGAGCGGGGGTATTTTCGCTCTTTGCCCCAGATTATCCGATCTGATCGCGACTTCACCAATTACCTGACCGCCCGGGTTTTTCTGGCTCTGGGTTTCATGGGGGGGGCGTTCTATACGGTTTATGCCCTGGAGCGGTTCGCCGTCCCCGATTTCCTGGTGGCTCGCTACAATGCCTTTCTTTTGGTCAGCCAGGCTCTGAGCCCCTTTCTCTGGGGACTCATCGGAGATCGACACGGACATAAAATTGTCCTTGTGTGCGGGGGGTTGGCCATCCTGGCCAGTAATATGATCGCTATCTTTACGCCGGAGCCGGCCGGGATGTACTTGGCTTTTGCTCTGTTTGGGGTGAATTACAGTGCCCTGACGGTAGGCGGAGTGGCAATTCTTCTCGATTTCGCGCCCCGTAATCGCCGCAGCGGATATTTGGGCCTGGGTTCTTTCGTAGCTTGGTTTCCCGCCTTTTTCGCACCCCTAATAGGCGGCAAGATCGCCGACCTCTTCGGATACCAGATGGTTTTCTGGATTACCTTACTCCTCAACGCGATCGGTTTTTGTTGGCTCCTCTTCGGGGTACGGGAACCGAAAACTTTCGAAGAGTTCGGATAG
- a CDS encoding cobyric acid synthase — MFQGTGSGVGKSVIAAGFCRLYARQGWLVAPFKAQNMSLNSGVTQSGEEMGRAQILQAQAAFTEPEVRMNPVLLKPQGDRHSQVIVQGRVWNTLETLDYYERKDYLWSVVQKSLASLCRDFDLVVIEGAGSPAEINLRDQDIVNMRVARELRCPVVIIGDIEKGGVFASLYGTWALLLEEERTLVAGFLINKFRGNERLLDPGIREIERLTGVPVLGVLPYENLTLDDEDAYAGRPERATSETASKDLVIGVVRFPHLSNFTDFQPLEAEPDVALCYLHSPDKLAGCDLVILPGSKATVNDLEWLKAKGFPAVLNRHLAEGGVLLGICGGFQMLGRFLHDPWGLESTESFREGLGFLEMKTVFQRDKILRRVEGFSPYLPGARVTGYEIHQGRTILGEGYAPFLELDRVMGNPSMEKDGVMINRSLFGTYLHGLFDSASFRRAFLNMLRIRKNLLPLPASAPSRTDETNQELDRLADLLAERLDLTLLEERMGIHSCGKG, encoded by the coding sequence ATGTTTCAAGGCACCGGTTCGGGGGTAGGCAAGAGCGTCATCGCCGCCGGTTTTTGCCGGCTGTACGCCCGGCAAGGTTGGTTGGTAGCCCCCTTCAAGGCCCAGAACATGTCTTTGAATTCCGGGGTGACGCAGAGTGGAGAGGAGATGGGGCGAGCCCAGATCCTGCAGGCCCAGGCCGCTTTCACTGAGCCTGAGGTTCGGATGAACCCGGTTTTGCTCAAGCCCCAAGGCGATCGGCACAGCCAGGTGATTGTCCAGGGACGGGTGTGGAACACGCTCGAAACTCTTGACTATTATGAACGAAAAGACTATCTCTGGAGCGTGGTTCAGAAGAGCCTCGCATCCCTGTGCCGGGACTTCGACCTGGTGGTCATCGAAGGAGCAGGCAGCCCGGCGGAGATCAATCTGCGGGACCAGGACATCGTGAACATGCGGGTTGCTCGGGAGCTTCGCTGTCCCGTGGTGATTATCGGGGACATTGAAAAAGGAGGAGTTTTTGCTTCCCTTTACGGGACCTGGGCGTTACTCCTGGAGGAGGAGCGGACACTGGTGGCGGGATTTTTGATCAATAAGTTCCGGGGCAACGAGCGTCTCTTGGATCCGGGAATCAGGGAAATCGAACGCCTGACTGGTGTTCCGGTGTTGGGGGTCCTGCCGTACGAGAATTTGACCCTTGACGATGAAGACGCTTACGCCGGAAGGCCGGAGCGGGCCACTTCTGAAACTGCTTCAAAAGACCTGGTCATCGGGGTGGTCCGGTTTCCTCATCTCTCAAATTTTACCGATTTCCAACCCCTGGAAGCGGAGCCGGACGTCGCCCTGTGCTATCTTCATTCGCCGGACAAGCTTGCCGGTTGTGACTTGGTGATTCTCCCCGGCAGCAAAGCCACTGTGAATGATCTGGAATGGCTCAAAGCGAAAGGTTTTCCCGCGGTCCTCAACCGGCATCTGGCGGAGGGCGGAGTTCTTCTGGGTATCTGTGGTGGATTTCAAATGTTGGGCCGCTTTCTGCATGATCCCTGGGGACTGGAGTCGACGGAATCCTTCCGGGAAGGACTGGGATTTCTGGAGATGAAAACCGTGTTTCAGCGGGATAAGATCCTGCGACGAGTCGAGGGGTTTTCGCCGTATCTTCCCGGTGCCCGGGTGACCGGGTATGAGATTCATCAGGGAAGGACTATACTCGGGGAGGGGTATGCCCCCTTTCTCGAACTGGATCGGGTGATGGGGAACCCGTCTATGGAAAAGGACGGGGTCATGATCAACCGGAGTCTGTTTGGAACGTATCTCCACGGTCTCTTTGACTCGGCTTCCTTCCGCCGAGCCTTTCTTAATATGTTGCGTATACGAAAGAATCTCTTGCCGCTTCCGGCCTCAGCCCCGTCCCGCACCGACGAAACCAACCAGGAGTTGGACCGCTTGGCCGATCTCCTGGCTGAACGTCTTGATCTGACCCTCCTGGAAGAACGGATGGGAATTCATTCCTGCGGAAAAGGCTGA